The following proteins come from a genomic window of Candidatus Bostrichicola ureolyticus:
- the gldC gene encoding gliding motility protein GldC yields the protein MIKKETDIKINISLDENNIPEIINWTAQDGNIIKEPCHAFVLSLWNFKKKDSYRIDLWTKEMLLKDMNIFFYQIFVSMADTYKRATSNDNIAIEIYNFGQKFAKLSSLITNK from the coding sequence ATGATTAAAAAAGAAACAGATATTAAAATTAATATAAGTTTAGATGAAAATAACATACCTGAAATTATTAATTGGACTGCACAAGATGGAAATATTATAAAAGAACCTTGTCATGCTTTTGTTCTTTCTCTATGGAATTTTAAAAAAAAAGATTCATATAGAATAGATTTATGGACTAAAGAAATGCTTTTAAAAGATATGAATATATTTTTTTATCAAATTTTTGTTTCTATGGCAGATACATATAAACGTGCTACTTCAAATGATAATATTGCTATTGAAATATATAATTTTGGACAAAAATTTGCCAAATTATCTAGTTTAATTACAAATAAATAA
- a CDS encoding SufE family protein, with the protein MTLQKIEIEIIKEFEQLNNWEQKYEHLIELGKQLPKMSNQYKNVNTLIKNCQSKVWINAQLFNNIIIYKADSDALIPKGIAALMLRLYSGRHPKEIINSNNFIFSKIGFDTFLSTIRANGMLAMYKTIKLYAIAFNIKLNNISTKV; encoded by the coding sequence ATGACATTACAAAAAATAGAAATAGAAATTATTAAAGAATTTGAACAATTAAATAATTGGGAACAAAAATATGAACACCTAATAGAATTAGGTAAACAACTTCCAAAAATGTCAAACCAATATAAAAATGTAAATACATTAATTAAAAATTGTCAATCTAAAGTATGGATAAATGCTCAATTATTTAATAATATTATTATTTATAAAGCTGATAGTGATGCACTTATCCCAAAAGGTATAGCGGCTTTAATGTTACGTTTATATTCTGGTAGACATCCTAAAGAAATTATTAATTCAAATAATTTTATTTTTTCTAAAATAGGTTTTGATACATTTTTATCTACTATACGTGCTAATGGTATGTTAGCAATGTATAAAACTATAAAATTATATGCAATTGCTTTTAATATTAAATTAAATAATATTTCTACTAAAGTATAA